From Jiangella mangrovi:
TGCGCCAGCCGGCCAGCACGACGCCGTCGGGGAGGTCGTCGAAGGTGTCGGTGAAGACCTCGGCGCCGGGCTCGGCGAGCTCCGGCCACGCCGGCTCGGCCCAGCCGGGCGCGGCGACGGCGCGCGGATGCGCCTCGAGCTCACGCAGCCGGCTGCCGGCGCCGTCGAGCCCGACGACCAGACCCTGGAGGTCGCCGTCGCGGGCGTCGTCGAAGGAGCGCCCGAACAGCCGCCGCCCGTCGAGGTACCACGAGAACGACGCGCCGTCGTCGGACAGCTGGACGCTGTGCCGGCGCAGCGGGCGCAGCGCGGGCCGGCGGCTGCGGGCGACGGTGGTGCGGGTGTCGCCGTCGACGTGCTCGAGCCGCGCGCCGCCGGTGCCCAGCCGCAGCTCCCAGCGCCGGCCGTTGCCGGCCCGCCAGCCCAGCCGCATCGGCGACGGGCGCAGCCCGGTCGTGACCAGCGCGTGCACGAGTCCGGCCGGCTCGTCCGGATCCAGCCCGGCCAGCACGCCGCCGGCGCCGGCGAGCAGGCCGCCCGCCGTCCGGGTGGCCGTGCCGGACAGCACCCGCCAGGCGCCGCCGCGGACCGCCGGGGCGCCGTCGAGCAGCGGCCCCGAACCGGTCAGCGGGTCGCAGGCGTGCGCCGTCGTGTACCACTCGGCCAGCTCCGGCACGTCGGCCACGCCGAGGTGGTAGACGCGGGTGTCGACGCGGTAGCCGACCTCGCCGAGGATGCGCTGCTGCACGCCGGGCCAGAGCGGGCCGCGGGCCGTGCGTGGGTCGATCGCCAGCGGCCGCACCCACGGCAGCGCCGGCAGCAGGGAGTCGCCGGCCATGGTCGCCGCGTAGTACACGGCACCGTGCCGGCGCAGCACGACGTAGAAGGCCAGCGGGGTGTTCAGCACCCCGCGCAGCGAAACCAGCGGCCGCGAGTCGTGCGCGAGCCACAGCTCGCCGTTGTCGCCGGTGGCCGCGTGCACCACCAGGCCGTGTCCGCCGGCCAGCGGGCGCCGCCCGGCCGGGCCGGCGAAGAACCCGGCCGCGAGGTTCTCGTAGTGCTTCGGCCGCGGCCTGACCGTGCGCCGCTTGACGACGTTGCCGGCCCAGCGCCGCAGCTTCTTCTTCAGCGTCTCGGCGTCGTAGTAGGTCTGCGAGGAGTGGTGGCCGTTGAGCAGGTGCACGCCCAGTACGCGGCCCGGCCACCGGT
This genomic window contains:
- a CDS encoding oxidoreductase; this encodes MTGGHLFDDDYTDAVPLGSAVGSSAPAGWERAGTDVEGVVGVDNGALRIRPLARPGWGRSGVAYGPVDRWPGRVLGVHLLNGHHSSQTYYDAETLKKKLRRWAGNVVKRRTVRPRPKHYENLAAGFFAGPAGRRPLAGGHGLVVHAATGDNGELWLAHDSRPLVSLRGVLNTPLAFYVVLRRHGAVYYAATMAGDSLLPALPWVRPLAIDPRTARGPLWPGVQQRILGEVGYRVDTRVYHLGVADVPELAEWYTTAHACDPLTGSGPLLDGAPAVRGGAWRVLSGTATRTAGGLLAGAGGVLAGLDPDEPAGLVHALVTTGLRPSPMRLGWRAGNGRRWELRLGTGGARLEHVDGDTRTTVARSRRPALRPLRRHSVQLSDDGASFSWYLDGRRLFGRSFDDARDGDLQGLVVGLDGAGSRLRELEAHPRAVAAPGWAEPAWPELAEPGAEVFTDTFDDLPDGVVLAGWRTAAGEWERTEGKGQVLAAPGGVRVDADVDRPNPGRTLHTVAWPEPGYADLTVTMTPPGTARGQGHEGRCGLVVWQDDQNYVIVNLWLANHFQGGSLSSFYRIGGHEDMYDAVWTLTADMFRWGDPCTLNLRFDGERFVASIDGRPTLYRALTDVYPDAGRLTVNRVGLVANEEWGDDTGTVFHRFTGRGLA